The Oryctolagus cuniculus chromosome 5, mOryCun1.1, whole genome shotgun sequence genome includes a region encoding these proteins:
- the LOC100342206 gene encoding putative adhesion G protein-coupled receptor F2P isoform X3: MTGMLLLSCLMFLLPIEPCRTLCQAASKSKQKVSAKPHGICDGVCMDNSHCSQPCPPDTEGTMGFACRKKKWHKITDTCRTLNAFNIFESYSTMANHILNSKSISNWTFIPERNSSCVLLQSVNSFARKLFLNKDAIDISDVFIHTMGTIVSGNNTGKNFTFSMRVNDTNNEITGRVLISRDELRKMPFPSQVVSIAFPTLGAILEASLLENVTVNGLVLSVILPKELKRISLIFEKISKSEEKRTQCVGWHSLESRWDQQACEIIQDNAHQAVCRCRPSKLFTSFSILMSPHILENPILTYITYIGLGISICSLILCLSIEALVWSQVTKTEISYLRHVCIANIAATLLMADVWFIVASFLSGPLTHHNGCVAATFFVHFFYLSVFFWMLAKALLILYGILIVFHTLSKSALVASLFSVGYGCPLVIAIITVAVTEPSKGYLQPDACWLNWDMTKALLAFVVPALAIVVVNLITVTLVIVKTQRAVIGSSMFQEVRAIVRISKNIAILTPLLGLTWGFGIATVINDSSLAFHIIFSLLNAFQGFFILVFGTILDPKIREALKSRVTSAKWISRISENISSEFSCHPTKGPS; encoded by the exons ATGACTGGTATGCTTTTGCTGAGCTGCTTGATGTTTCTTTTGCCCATAGAGCCCTGTAGGACATTATGCCAG GCTGCCAGCAAAAGCAAGCAGAAGGTGTCTGCCAAGCCACATG GTATATGTGATGGTGTCTGTATGGACAATTCCCACTGCAGTCAACCTTGCCCTCCAGACACAGAGGGAACTATGGGGTTTGCATGCCGGAAAAAGAAATGGCACAAGATCACTGATACCTGCCGAACTCTAAATGCCTTCAACATCTTTGAG AGTTACAGCACCATGGCCAACCATATTCTCAATAGCAAAAGCATCTCAAACTGGACCTTCATTCCTGAGAGGAACAGCAGCTGTGTCCTGCTCCAGTCAGTCAATTCCTTTGCAAGAAAGCTGTTCCTAAATAAAGATGCCATTGACATATCTGATGTCTTCATTCACACCATGGGCACCATCGTATCTGGAAACAACACTGGAAAGAATTTCACTTTTTCAATGAGAGTTAATGATACCAACAATGAGATCACTGGGAGGGTACTGATCAGCAGAGATGAACTTCGGAAGATGCCTTTCCCTTCGCAGGTTGTCAGCATTGCATTTCCAACCCTTGGGGCCATCTTGGAAGCCAGTCTATTGGAAAATGTTACTGTGAATGGACTTGTTCTATCTGTCATTTTACCCAAGGAACTTAAAAGAATATCactgatttttgaaaagattagCAAGTCAGAGGAAAAGAGGACACAATGTGTTGGTTGGCACTCCCTGGAAAGCAGATGGGACCAGCAGGCCTGTGAAATAATTCAAGATAATGCCCATCAAGCTGTTTGCAGATGTAGGCCAAGCAAGTTGTTTACCTCTTTCTCTATTCTTATGTCACCCCACATCTTGGAGAACCCTATCTTGACTTACATCACATATATAGGCCTGGGCATTTCTATTTGCAGCTTGATTCTTTGCTTGTCCATTGAAGCCTTGGTCTGGAGCCAAGTGACAAAGACAGAAATCTCATATTTACGCCATGTGTGCATTGCCAACATTGCAGCCACCTTACTAATGGCTGATGTATGGTTCATCGTGGCTTCCTTTCTTAGTGGCCCACTGACACACCACAATGGGTGTGTAGCAGCAAcgttttttgttcatttcttttacctttctgtgtttttctggaTGCTTGCTAAGGCCCTGCTTATCCTCTATGGGATCCTAATTGTTTTCCATACCCTGTCCAAGTCAGCCCTGGTGGCATCTCTCTTTTCAGTGGGCTATGGGTGCCCCTTGGTCATTGCTATTATCACGGTTGCAGTCACTGAGCCAAGCAAAGGCTACCTACAACCTGATGCCTGTTGGCTCAACTGGGACATGACCAAGGCCCTGCTGGCCTTTGtggttccagctctggccattgtggtagTAAATCTGATCACAGTCACTTTGGTAATTGTCAAGACACAGCGAGCTGTCATTGGAAGTTCCATGTTCCAGGAAGTGAGGGCCATTGTGAGAATCAGTAAGAACATTGCCATCCTCACCCCACTTCTGGGACTGACCTGGGGATTTGGAATAGCCACCGTCATCAATGATAGCTCCCTGGCCTTCCACATTATCTTCTCCTTGCTTAACGCATTCCAG
- the LOC100342206 gene encoding putative adhesion G protein-coupled receptor F2P isoform X1, whose product MTGMLLLSCLMFLLPIEPCRTLCQAASKSKQKVSAKPHGICDGVCMDNSHCSQPCPPDTEGTMGFACRKKKWHKITDTCRTLNAFNIFEGDSYSVQPFGENIKVNTYAGKSETIADMLMQRCPADLSCVLRNIQKSPRLPGNIAFIVQLLHNISTVLLTDIDEAKMQSYSTMANHILNSKSISNWTFIPERNSSCVLLQSVNSFARKLFLNKDAIDISDVFIHTMGTIVSGNNTGKNFTFSMRVNDTNNEITGRVLISRDELRKMPFPSQVVSIAFPTLGAILEASLLENVTVNGLVLSVILPKELKRISLIFEKISKSEEKRTQCVGWHSLESRWDQQACEIIQDNAHQAVCRCRPSKLFTSFSILMSPHILENPILTYITYIGLGISICSLILCLSIEALVWSQVTKTEISYLRHVCIANIAATLLMADVWFIVASFLSGPLTHHNGCVAATFFVHFFYLSVFFWMLAKALLILYGILIVFHTLSKSALVASLFSVGYGCPLVIAIITVAVTEPSKGYLQPDACWLNWDMTKALLAFVVPALAIVVVNLITVTLVIVKTQRAVIGSSMFQEVRAIVRISKNIAILTPLLGLTWGFGIATVINDSSLAFHIIFSLLNAFQGFFILVFGTILDPKIREALKSRVTSAKWISRISENISSEFSCHPTKGPS is encoded by the exons ATGACTGGTATGCTTTTGCTGAGCTGCTTGATGTTTCTTTTGCCCATAGAGCCCTGTAGGACATTATGCCAG GCTGCCAGCAAAAGCAAGCAGAAGGTGTCTGCCAAGCCACATG GTATATGTGATGGTGTCTGTATGGACAATTCCCACTGCAGTCAACCTTGCCCTCCAGACACAGAGGGAACTATGGGGTTTGCATGCCGGAAAAAGAAATGGCACAAGATCACTGATACCTGCCGAACTCTAAATGCCTTCAACATCTTTGAG GGGGATTCATATTCAGTTCAACCATTCggagaaaatataaaagtaaatacatatgCTGGAAAGTCTGAGACCATAGCAGACATGTTGATGCAAAGGTGCCCAGCAGATTTGTCTTGTGTACTTAGAAATATTCAGAAGTCTCCACGGTTACCAGGGAACATCGCTTTCATTGTGCAGCTCTTACACAACATATCAACAGTGTTGTTGACAGATATTGATGAGGCAAAAATGCAG AGTTACAGCACCATGGCCAACCATATTCTCAATAGCAAAAGCATCTCAAACTGGACCTTCATTCCTGAGAGGAACAGCAGCTGTGTCCTGCTCCAGTCAGTCAATTCCTTTGCAAGAAAGCTGTTCCTAAATAAAGATGCCATTGACATATCTGATGTCTTCATTCACACCATGGGCACCATCGTATCTGGAAACAACACTGGAAAGAATTTCACTTTTTCAATGAGAGTTAATGATACCAACAATGAGATCACTGGGAGGGTACTGATCAGCAGAGATGAACTTCGGAAGATGCCTTTCCCTTCGCAGGTTGTCAGCATTGCATTTCCAACCCTTGGGGCCATCTTGGAAGCCAGTCTATTGGAAAATGTTACTGTGAATGGACTTGTTCTATCTGTCATTTTACCCAAGGAACTTAAAAGAATATCactgatttttgaaaagattagCAAGTCAGAGGAAAAGAGGACACAATGTGTTGGTTGGCACTCCCTGGAAAGCAGATGGGACCAGCAGGCCTGTGAAATAATTCAAGATAATGCCCATCAAGCTGTTTGCAGATGTAGGCCAAGCAAGTTGTTTACCTCTTTCTCTATTCTTATGTCACCCCACATCTTGGAGAACCCTATCTTGACTTACATCACATATATAGGCCTGGGCATTTCTATTTGCAGCTTGATTCTTTGCTTGTCCATTGAAGCCTTGGTCTGGAGCCAAGTGACAAAGACAGAAATCTCATATTTACGCCATGTGTGCATTGCCAACATTGCAGCCACCTTACTAATGGCTGATGTATGGTTCATCGTGGCTTCCTTTCTTAGTGGCCCACTGACACACCACAATGGGTGTGTAGCAGCAAcgttttttgttcatttcttttacctttctgtgtttttctggaTGCTTGCTAAGGCCCTGCTTATCCTCTATGGGATCCTAATTGTTTTCCATACCCTGTCCAAGTCAGCCCTGGTGGCATCTCTCTTTTCAGTGGGCTATGGGTGCCCCTTGGTCATTGCTATTATCACGGTTGCAGTCACTGAGCCAAGCAAAGGCTACCTACAACCTGATGCCTGTTGGCTCAACTGGGACATGACCAAGGCCCTGCTGGCCTTTGtggttccagctctggccattgtggtagTAAATCTGATCACAGTCACTTTGGTAATTGTCAAGACACAGCGAGCTGTCATTGGAAGTTCCATGTTCCAGGAAGTGAGGGCCATTGTGAGAATCAGTAAGAACATTGCCATCCTCACCCCACTTCTGGGACTGACCTGGGGATTTGGAATAGCCACCGTCATCAATGATAGCTCCCTGGCCTTCCACATTATCTTCTCCTTGCTTAACGCATTCCAG
- the LOC100342206 gene encoding putative adhesion G protein-coupled receptor F2P isoform X2 — translation MDNSHCSQPCPPDTEGTMGFACRKKKWHKITDTCRTLNAFNIFEGDSYSVQPFGENIKVNTYAGKSETIADMLMQRCPADLSCVLRNIQKSPRLPGNIAFIVQLLHNISTVLLTDIDEAKMQSYSTMANHILNSKSISNWTFIPERNSSCVLLQSVNSFARKLFLNKDAIDISDVFIHTMGTIVSGNNTGKNFTFSMRVNDTNNEITGRVLISRDELRKMPFPSQVVSIAFPTLGAILEASLLENVTVNGLVLSVILPKELKRISLIFEKISKSEEKRTQCVGWHSLESRWDQQACEIIQDNAHQAVCRCRPSKLFTSFSILMSPHILENPILTYITYIGLGISICSLILCLSIEALVWSQVTKTEISYLRHVCIANIAATLLMADVWFIVASFLSGPLTHHNGCVAATFFVHFFYLSVFFWMLAKALLILYGILIVFHTLSKSALVASLFSVGYGCPLVIAIITVAVTEPSKGYLQPDACWLNWDMTKALLAFVVPALAIVVVNLITVTLVIVKTQRAVIGSSMFQEVRAIVRISKNIAILTPLLGLTWGFGIATVINDSSLAFHIIFSLLNAFQGFFILVFGTILDPKIREALKSRVTSAKWISRISENISSEFSCHPTKGPS, via the exons ATGGACAATTCCCACTGCAGTCAACCTTGCCCTCCAGACACAGAGGGAACTATGGGGTTTGCATGCCGGAAAAAGAAATGGCACAAGATCACTGATACCTGCCGAACTCTAAATGCCTTCAACATCTTTGAG GGGGATTCATATTCAGTTCAACCATTCggagaaaatataaaagtaaatacatatgCTGGAAAGTCTGAGACCATAGCAGACATGTTGATGCAAAGGTGCCCAGCAGATTTGTCTTGTGTACTTAGAAATATTCAGAAGTCTCCACGGTTACCAGGGAACATCGCTTTCATTGTGCAGCTCTTACACAACATATCAACAGTGTTGTTGACAGATATTGATGAGGCAAAAATGCAG AGTTACAGCACCATGGCCAACCATATTCTCAATAGCAAAAGCATCTCAAACTGGACCTTCATTCCTGAGAGGAACAGCAGCTGTGTCCTGCTCCAGTCAGTCAATTCCTTTGCAAGAAAGCTGTTCCTAAATAAAGATGCCATTGACATATCTGATGTCTTCATTCACACCATGGGCACCATCGTATCTGGAAACAACACTGGAAAGAATTTCACTTTTTCAATGAGAGTTAATGATACCAACAATGAGATCACTGGGAGGGTACTGATCAGCAGAGATGAACTTCGGAAGATGCCTTTCCCTTCGCAGGTTGTCAGCATTGCATTTCCAACCCTTGGGGCCATCTTGGAAGCCAGTCTATTGGAAAATGTTACTGTGAATGGACTTGTTCTATCTGTCATTTTACCCAAGGAACTTAAAAGAATATCactgatttttgaaaagattagCAAGTCAGAGGAAAAGAGGACACAATGTGTTGGTTGGCACTCCCTGGAAAGCAGATGGGACCAGCAGGCCTGTGAAATAATTCAAGATAATGCCCATCAAGCTGTTTGCAGATGTAGGCCAAGCAAGTTGTTTACCTCTTTCTCTATTCTTATGTCACCCCACATCTTGGAGAACCCTATCTTGACTTACATCACATATATAGGCCTGGGCATTTCTATTTGCAGCTTGATTCTTTGCTTGTCCATTGAAGCCTTGGTCTGGAGCCAAGTGACAAAGACAGAAATCTCATATTTACGCCATGTGTGCATTGCCAACATTGCAGCCACCTTACTAATGGCTGATGTATGGTTCATCGTGGCTTCCTTTCTTAGTGGCCCACTGACACACCACAATGGGTGTGTAGCAGCAAcgttttttgttcatttcttttacctttctgtgtttttctggaTGCTTGCTAAGGCCCTGCTTATCCTCTATGGGATCCTAATTGTTTTCCATACCCTGTCCAAGTCAGCCCTGGTGGCATCTCTCTTTTCAGTGGGCTATGGGTGCCCCTTGGTCATTGCTATTATCACGGTTGCAGTCACTGAGCCAAGCAAAGGCTACCTACAACCTGATGCCTGTTGGCTCAACTGGGACATGACCAAGGCCCTGCTGGCCTTTGtggttccagctctggccattgtggtagTAAATCTGATCACAGTCACTTTGGTAATTGTCAAGACACAGCGAGCTGTCATTGGAAGTTCCATGTTCCAGGAAGTGAGGGCCATTGTGAGAATCAGTAAGAACATTGCCATCCTCACCCCACTTCTGGGACTGACCTGGGGATTTGGAATAGCCACCGTCATCAATGATAGCTCCCTGGCCTTCCACATTATCTTCTCCTTGCTTAACGCATTCCAG